Proteins co-encoded in one Aspergillus flavus chromosome 2, complete sequence genomic window:
- a CDS encoding G-protein alpha subunit-domain-containing protein, whose translation MSLLDQRLSRMQQDHLTMRDKTGILWHEKETTDFQSLLNNQVNALNLLLTALQCKSIIEQSLFLQRSESRVVFNRIKDDTSSLLWLRDSDSEMTKKSTVPEDLSLIETRFAFDTDLFSSRVYCSAARSTMVHALRGTTVKPSPGEASIISDDNATERAFSIMSNEEASSVWKPTEYRSGHKHPTHSINAGRAWSLREGLSRPRTAPSLVSAMFPTRQRSRATSLLSVRQAKRSSQWLSSIALWDLWGGETSPYPSEATSPLKNTPVVPTSQRVLLLGSSKSGKSTALNVLNLLVGGPSDISQLFQSKVTVLESLSNHLRQLLEVGEGRYDTRDSVDEEYAVMRETSDSVAQLLESLYVLPVKQGQGRMAEICTDMTDIWGYVQKCGFLDEVKLECIDDGAEYLLNSLDRITEPNYIPTLEDTMWCYTKSTGITMARYTNGPSEVIFCDASGSRGERKKWDRIFDGATKVLYFVDAGSYDQCLTEEHNANRLAEELTLFNSVCSTERLNHVEIVLFIHKMDKLERKLKTVPFDSTEIENWGTFSGDPQSVDDVKDYLYNTFSAIAQKSSRSISVTFTSLRRPEEFGKTILSYASSVVNMV comes from the exons ATGTCGCTTCTGGACCAGCGCCTGTCTCGGATGCAGCAAGATCATCTCACGATGCGGGATAAAACCGGCATTTTGTGGCACGAGAAAGAAACTACCGATTTTCAATCCCTGCTGAACAATCAAGTTAATGCGTTGAATCTTCTTCTAACCGCGCTTCAGTG TAAATCTATTATCGAACAAAGCCTTTTTCTGCAAAGATCCGAAAGTCGGGTCGTGTTCAACCGCATTAAAGATGATACCTCCTCTTTACTCTGGCTTAGGGACTCGGATTCGGAGATGACCAAGAAAAGCACCGTTCCAGAAGACCTGAGCTTGATAGAAACACGATTCGCCTTTGACACGGATCTCTTCAGCTCGAGGGTTTATTGCTCAGCAGCCAGATCCACCATGGTTCACGCCCTCAGAGGGACCACAGTGAAGCCATCGCCTGGGGAGGCTAGTATAATCTCTGACGACAATGCTACAGAGAGAGCGTTTTCAATAATGAGCAATGAAGAAGCCAGCAGCGTCTGGAAACCCACGGAATACAGATCAGGTCATAAACACCCCACCCACAGTATCAATGCAGGGCGAGCATGGAGTCTGAGAGAGGGATTAAGCCGACCTCGCACTGCCCCCAGCTTAGTCTCGGCCATGTTTCCTACCAGGCAGCGCAGCCGGGCTACAAGTCTTCTCAGTGTGAGACAAGCAAAGAGAAGTAGCCAGTGGCTCTCCTCAATAGCTCTGTGGGACTTATGGGGCGGAGAAACATCACCATATCCTTCTGAGGCGACCAGTCCCCTGAAAAACACACCCGTGGTACCAACCTCGCAAAGGGTCCTCCTTCTCGGCTCCTCGAAAAGCGGCAAGTCGACGGCGTTGAATGTGTTAAACCTCCTTGTTGGGGGTCCGTCAGACATTTCTCAACTATTTCAGTCGAAAGTCACTGTCCTCGAGTCACTCAGCAATCATTTGCGACAGCTCCTAGAAGTAGGAGAAGGACGTTACGATACTAGAGATAGTGTTGATGAAGAATACGCAGTTATGCGCGAGACCTCTGATTCTGTCGCTCAGTTACTAGAGTCATTGTATGTGTTACCTGTCAAGCAAGGACAGGGCAGAATGGCCGAGATATGCACGGATATGACAGACATATGGGGGTATGTACAGAAATGTGGTTTCCTGGATGAAGTGAAACTTGAGTGTATAGATGATGGAGCTGAGTA CCTCCTAAACTCTCTTGATCGCATCACGGAACCAAATTATATACCCACCTTAGAGGATACAATGTGGTGTTACACGAAATCGACAGGAATCACCATGGCGCGGTATACTAACGGGCCGTCGGAGGTAATTTTCTGTGATGCCTCCGGGAGTcgtggggaaagaaagaaatgggaCCGCATATTTGACGGAGCAACAAAGGTCCTATATTTCGTAGACGCAGGATCTTACGACCAGTGCTTAACGGAAGAACATAATGCAAATCGTCTGGCGGAAGAGTTGACGTTGTTCAACAGCGTATGCTCTACTGAAAGACTCAACCATGTTGAGATAGTTCTGTTTATCCATAAAATGGATAAGTTAGAACGCAAGCTGAAGACCGTGCCGTTCGACAGTACCGAAATTGAAAACTGGGGGACATTTAGTGGAGATCCCCAGTCGGTTGACGATGTCAAAGATTATCTCTATAACACCTTCTCGGCCATTGCGCAGAAGTCTA
- a CDS encoding putative flavo protein (involved in K+ transport), producing MLPFPAAGFSTSYTATYTMASNNFPSSLHDEYPQRADLRQMMGQRPLPTIPAGTIDPASMAGDEPVKQARAVLDRLSAALAVDDAIALESCFFASQAYWKDQLALTYHLRTFSGPSVIAAGLLETKNLREIAGGVAVDGGAVFLPATPTLQFIDCGIIFRTGSPGATCKGKVVLLPVKNRDETIEWKIWVLSTFLESLDLQQEDEALLHSPGRELDGLATFDTDVFIIGGGNAAVTVAARLKALGVESVMAERNPRPGDNWASRYDCMRFHIPTSFCDLPYMSYDEELRAPHLLTRDELASQVRRYVETFKLNMITSAQILSTKYDPSTRLWEVKIKTPAGQQTAHSKHLVLATGISSQEPYLPSVADSDFYQGTSLHSAQYRNAKQLAETGAKSVLVVGSANTAFDVLEDCHAAGLETTMVVRSPTYIVPVEYLCDNHSLGAYDMGVEIADRLFLTLPSYVDAQLARGLMTQFAAQEPHRYDALAAAGFPVIDSRDPDMALMHNLLERAGGHYVDVGGTKLLADGKAGVKAGVEPIAYTATGLRFSDGTSVDADAVIWCTGFADKDVRDNAFRILGGQSCSREADNGTTHKLGAREIAGRLDATWGLDAEGEVRGLWKRQSRLDNIWVAGGYTQQHRWHSRTIALQIKASLEGVLPPAYMNTPRPVRGSPQKCTLL from the exons ATGCTGCCATTCCCCGCCGCAGGATTCAGCACCTCATACACTGCAACTTACACCATGGCTTCCA ACAACTTCCCATCCTCGTTACACGATGAGTACCCGCAAAGAGCAGATCTGCGTCAGATGATGGGGCAGCGACCACTTCCTACAATCCCTGCCGGAACGATAGATCCAGCTTCCATGGCTGGTGATGAGCCGGTGAAGCAGGCGCGCGCTGTTTTGGATCGTCTGAGCGCTGCACTGGCGGTCGACGATGCCATCGCCCTCGAGAGTTGCTTCTTTGCCAGTCAGGCATATTGGAAGGATCAGCTGGCGCTCACCTACCACCTGCGCACATTCAGCGGCCCTAGCGTAATTGCGGCGGGCTTACTCGAGACAAAGAACTTGAGGGAGATTGCAGGGGGGGTTGCTGTCGATGGAGGCGCTGTCTTCCTCCCAGCCACGCCGACGCTT CAATTTATCGACTGTGGGATTATTTTCCGAACCGGGTCGCCCGGTGCGACGTGCAAAGGAAAGGTGGTTCTACTGCCTGTTAAAAACCGCGATGAGACAATTGAGTGGAAGATTTGGGTTCTGAGCACCTTCCTCGAGAGTTTGGACTTACAGCAAGAGGATGAAGCGTTGCTCCATTCTCCCGGGAGGGAATTGGATGGCCTTGCAACATTTGACACGGATGTCTTTATTATTGGAGGAGGCAACGC TGCTGTCACAGTCGCAGCGCGTCTCAAGGCGTTGGGAGTCGAGAGCGTCATGGCCGAGCGTAATCCGCGACCCGGCGACAACTGGGCTTCGCGCTACGATTGCATGCGGTTTCACATCCCAACATCATTCTGTGACTTGCCCTACATGT CTTATGATGAGGAACTTCGAGCTCCCCACCTTTTAACTAGGGATGAGCTGGCTTCGCAGGTCAGGCGATATGTCGAGACCTTCAAGCTGAATATGATCACCTCTGCTCAGATCCTGTCCACCAAGTACGACCCATCTACGAGACTTTGGGAGGTCAAGATCAAAACCCCTGCTGGCCAGCAAACGGCCCACTCTAAACATCTGGTGCTTGCGACTGGCATCTCGTCCCAGGAGCCTTATCTGCCAAGCGTGGCGGATAGTGACTTCTACCAAGGAACCAGTCTCCATTCGGCTCAGTACCGGAATGCAAAGCAGTTGGCGGAGACGGGAGCCAAG TCCGTCCTAGTAGTTGGATCTGCCAATACTGCTTTCGACGTTCTCGAAGACTGCCACGCCGCTGGTCTCGAGACAACAATGGTCGTTAGATCTCCAACCTACATTGTCCCGGTCGAGTACCTCTGCGACAACCACAGTCTTGGTGCCTATGACATGGGCGTCGAGATAGCTGATCGACTCTTCCTGACGCTGCCGTCATATGTAGACGCCCAGCTCGCTCGAGGTCTGATGACCCAGTTCGCAGCACAGGAGCCGCATCGCTACGACGCTCTCGCAGCCGCCGGGTTCCCAGTTATCGACAGTCGGGACCCAGACATGGCATTAATGCACAACTTGCTGGAGCGAGCGGGTGGTCACTACGTGGATGTGGGTGGTACCAAGCTGCTGGCGGATGGTAAAGCGGGGGTGAAAGCCGGAGTCGAGCCCATTGCGTACACAGCGACTGGACTACGATTTTCGGATGGAACCTCCGTCGATGCAGATGCAGTAATTTGGTGCACAGGGTTTGCCGACAAGGACGTGCGCGACAATGCCTTCCGAATCCTCGGCGGACAGTCCTGCAGTCGAGAGGCTGACAATGGGACTACGCATAAGCTTGGCGCTCGTGAAATCGCTGGTCGTCTTGACGCGACATGGGGTCTTGATGCCGAGGGCGAGGTACGTGGTCTGTGGAAGCGTCAATCGCGCCTTGATAACATCTGGGTCGCGGGTGGCTATACGCAACAGCACCGGTGGCACTCGCGGACAATAGCCCTGCAGATCAAGGCGTCTCTGGAAGGTGTACTACCTCCAGCATATATGAACACTCCAAGACCTGTGCGAGGAAGCCCGCAGAAATGTACGCTCCTGTAG
- a CDS encoding ariadne RING finger — protein MRISANDPELQNPPRGRVSSQSYHLHIPKGLLDGKGDIDRDSDEDKGGPSKTYAERQKDAMERLSRAKLQCCICFERYESSDIIRLECGDLYCTDCLKSLFMRATKDEQLFPPRCCRQHIPLSLITKQMTTEEKDAFQRAKIEFSTSNRTYCSNTVCGRFIIPSNIFSEQAKCEYCGSSTCAMCKNPFHSDDCPEDAALQEMLKLSTSQGWQRCLSCKAMVELTIGCYHMTCNCKAEFCYLCGKKWKTCRCAMWAERRLVARAEEIHRIAQLRDHLLETHQCDHVERFERIAGDTRARFACEMCGAHHWRFILRCPCCHFQVCEACRRHRM, from the exons ATGAGAATCAGTGCCAACGATCCGGAACTTCAGAACCCTCCACGGGGACGCGTGTCTAGCCAGTCTTATCATTTACATATACCCAAAGGCCTCCTCGATGGAAAGGGTGATATTGATCGTGATTCCGATGAAGACAAAGGTGGTCCATCAAAAACATATGCGGAGCGCCAGAAGGACGCGATGGAGAGACTATCCCGTGCTAAGCTACAGTGTTGTATATGCTTCGAGCGCTACGAGTCAAGCGACATAATTCGTTTGGAATGTGGTGACCTCTACTGCACCGATTGTCTCAAGAGTCTTTTCATGAGAGCCACCAAGGACGAGCAATTATTTCCTCCGAGATGCTGCCGTCAGCATATTCCCTTGTCCCTCATAACGAAGCAGATGACCACTGAGGAAAAGGATGCATTCCAGAGGGCAAAAATTGAATTTTCCACGAGCAACAGAACCTACTGCAGCAACACCGTTTGTGGCAGGTTTATCATCCCGAGCAACATATTCTCCGAGCAGGCGAAGTGTGAGTATTGCGGCTCCTCGACCTGCGCAATGTGCAAAAACCCCTTTCACTCAGATGATTGTCCAGAGGACGCCGCTCTTCAGGAAATGCTAAAACTTTCCACAAGCCAAGGATGGCAGCGTTGCCTCTCTTGCAAGGCAATGGTTGAACTCACAATAGGTTGCTACCACATGAC GTGCAACTGCAAGGCCGAATTCTGCTACCTGTGCGGCAAAAAGTGGAAGACCTGTCGCTGTGCGATGTGGGCGGAGCGGAGACTGGTCGCCAGAGCAGAAGAAATT CACCGCATCGCACAACTGCGCGATCATTTGCTCGAGACCCATCAATGTGACCACGTTGAACGCTTCGAGCGCATTGCGGGCGACACTAGAGCCAGATTCGCATGCGAAATGTGTGGAGCGCATCATTGGAGATTTATTTTGCGATGCCCTTGTTGTCATTTCCAAGTGTGTGAGGCCTGTCGGAGGCATCGTATGTAA